One Clavelina lepadiformis chromosome 1, kaClaLepa1.1, whole genome shotgun sequence genomic region harbors:
- the LOC143459008 gene encoding uncharacterized protein LOC143459008, whose protein sequence is MSFQSEDLKNDDEIDQNQSFQPVGVIPLYTYLPPLKSLTQQPNNQRQWPLADVSSFPFLPSIHKTNYNGPKISNIEINALYQDILEEFVTEETLDLLEEALKLDMDMSPPAIQRRALEKEAELNRFTSQVATEVLDDVIREICYEIAVNFFDDIISNHRVEIEARVFTQDLVPELAAELMKEVACEVMHACKCGEECINIVHEVLIDEVKNVVEDVLTDYGAQCAFSQYKQITKFAGDLLLDSLCLQALLPEEKSDTHLAAQVIDHFMLSILLDKLLNLKSMSAEKCIPLQWYRKKFVLNVAFDSAMDQLTKLLDKELGL, encoded by the exons ATGAGTTTTCAATCAGAAGATTTGAAGAATGACGATGAGATTGATCAAAATCAAAGTTTTCAACCAGTTGGTGTCATTCCGTTGTACACATATCTTCCCCCATTGAAGTCATTGACCCAGCAGCCTAACAACCAAAGGCAGTGGCCTTTGGCAGATGTTAGTTCCTTTCCgtttttgccttcaattcatAAAACTAATTACAATGGGCCGAAGATTTCCAACATAGAAATAAATGCTCTTTATCAAGATATTTTGGAGGAATTTGTCACAGAAGAG ACTCTGGACTTGCTTGAAGAGGCTCTGAAGCTTGACATGGACATGTCTCCTCCGGCAATACAAAGAAGAGCCCTTGAAAAGGAAGCCGAATTAAACAg gTTCACAAGCCAAGTTGCAACTGAGGTTCTGGATGATGTTATAAGAGAGATCTGTTACGAGATTGCAGTTAACTTTTTCGATGACATCATATCGAATCACAGAGTCGAAATTGAAGCAAGGGTCTTCACACAAGACCTGGTACCCGAGCTAGCAGCTGAACTTATGAAAGAAGTTGCCTGTGAAGTGATGCATGCATGCAAGTGTGGTGAAGAATGCATTAATATTGTGCATGAAGTTCTTATTGATGAAGTTAAGAATGTAGTGGAAGATGTATTAACAGACTACGGTGCACAATGTGCATTTTCTcaatacaaacaaataacaaag TTTGCAGGAGACCTCTTACTTGACAGTTTGTGTTTGCAAGCGTTACTACCAGAGGAGAAGTCAGATACTCACCTTGCTGCCCAAGTTATTGACCATTTTATGTTGTCTATTTTACTGGATAAGCTTCTTAATTTAAAAAGCATGTCTGCAGAAAAGTGCATTCCACTGCAATGGTATAGAAAAAAATTCGTTTTAAATGTTGCTTTTGACTCTGCAATGGATCAATTAACTAAGTTACTGGATAAGGAACTTGGACTGTAA